The region TCTATGCAGTGGTAAGACGCCACCCTTAGAAACCTGTAGCCCATCTGGCACGACACGTTCTTGTTAGAACAGTCAAAAGAAGACGCCTCCTCTTTTAAAAGAAGACATTTAGGAAGTTGGCCTATGAATCAGCACTTGGGGATCTGTGGAATGTGTGATGCGCGTCAGCAGTTGTGTGTTTATCTATGTAATGGGGCTTCAGCCGGATCTTTGCTGTTTGTGTTTCCTGTCCCGTGAAGTCTGGTTCGGTCTGGAGAAGGCTATTAGGAGGGCTGGGctgtttgagtaaaaaaaaaacaaatggagTGACACTGACATCTAGTGGTGGGATACGAGAACAGCACCCTTGTCTGCTGGACGTCAGCTAAACTGGAGAAAACTGTTCCACAAGTTAAAAGGTAGGTGGTCTGACCTCCCACTAACCCACTATACAAAATATAACTCACTAGAAAtaagtaaaaacaaaaagaaacaggcagacagatgtaTAGATGGACAGAATTTGAACGTCTGGGTGATAAGTAGAGTAGGTCGACTGTACAGGCTGAGAAAGGAGAAACCAACATAAAGCgggttagtaaggtgttgggccaccacgagcctccagaccAGCTTCAGTGCCCCTTGTTGTAGATtccacaagtctctgaactctgctgGAGGGATGGAGCGCCGTTCTTCCAAAAGATGTTCGGCTGATATGAGGTGGTGATCATTAAATCATTTTcttcctcatcaaaccattcagggacttctcgtgccctgtggatgggggcattgtcatcctgcacaagagaccccccccctccccaatcagGATAGAAGTGTTTCATCACAGGatgaaggtgatcactcagaataactttgtattgatttgcagtgatccttccctctaaggggacaagtggacccaaaccatgccaggaaaatcccccccacagcataacagagcccccggaccccctcactgtagggtcaagcattcaggggTTTTTTCAGTTGTCACctgggtgagtgtgtgtatgtgtgtgtgtgtgtatataatccattgagtgaagtaaattctttatgagatggtacaagcctgtttcgtgccataagcaatcatcagctgtcaataaataatcattttaaataatttttttattgacagatgattgcttatggcacgaaacaggcttgtaccgtctcataaagaatttacttgactcactggattatatatatatatatacatatataaaatgtgtgtgtatacaaagaCAGAGCGCTAACCCAGGCAGTGAGATACGGGCAGTGAAAGTGGGAGTCTAACCCCCTTCTGTCCCCCTTCTCTCTCGAGGCCTTTATCTGACCAAACAGCCCACTGAGGCCAGTACACACTATGTCTGTATGAATGCATTTTAACATCTCCTAGCATCCTTTATTCCTCAACATATTCTTCGATATTCTTTTCTAGATATTTTAAAAGTCTCCGtttttcttgtgtttttttttctttgtaagaAATCCACCAAGACCAAGTTCCTTGAATGTGCAAACTGAACTTGGCAAGTGACGCATGCTGACGTGACTTGTAAAATCACTGcttaatcatttaaaaaaaaaacacctacaAGAATTATGGCTGTGTTCATTCTGAAATCAGATACGGGAAGATTTCTTTATGGTCGCCTGTTGTGCGTCAAAATCCCAAGTCATCCTGAAAGTCTCGGTCTTCTTTTATTTCGTGAGAGCTCCCGGTCGTTCGCGTTCTCTCCTCCCATTttcctttccatccatccatccatccattatccaagcccctttTCCTAATCAggatcacgggatgctggagcctatcccagcagtcattgggcagcaggcggggagacaccctggacaggctgcccgtCCATCATAGGGTCCACACACActcctacctagggacaatgtagtacggccgattcacctgacctgcatgtctttgggctgtgggaggaaaccggagcccccggaggaaacccacgcagacacggggagaacatgcaaactccacacagaggacgacctgggacgatccccaaggctggactaccctggggctcgaacccaggaccttcttgctgtgaggcgatcgcactAACCActctgccaccatgccgccctatttTCTTTTCATCTTTTCATAAAAGATGAGCGGTCTGTTGGGTTGTACCGTCAAAATGATTCAGAACTTGACTGTAAACGTTTATTCTTAGTGTACGTAGGCTGTTTTATTAATGAGGATTTGCATTGCCAGTGGGGAGCAGATGGAAAGGCAGTAAATAATTTGCTTGTTCTATAATTCATTTAACTGagaccccccacccacacccacacacacacctcatcaataaagagacatcagtttTGGAAGCGGTGATGTGTTCGAGTGGGATCCGCTCCCTCTTAGTTTTCTCCCATTCCTGTTCTCACAAGACTGGGTATCCGTTTTACCTCTGGGAGGAAAATTCCAATTTCCTCCAGCAGCGTCGGGCAGACGTGACGAAAAGCACAACCGGTAATGGAGGTGAAAATATCTGCCACGACAAATCGGTACTCCCATTGTGAAGAGAGGCAAAACTGAAATCGTGTCGCTTACGTAGAATCAACAAACTAATTTCACCATCAGAATAACGTTTTCTCACAATACAACAAACCAATGCAAATGTCAATAATATTTATTCATGCAAATTATAAGTAAAAATACAAAAAGAGAAACAAAAATGGAATTACAGGTGTCATAATTGTGTAAATATGCCCATCACACATGCTTTATACAAAGTATCCCTGCTCTATAGAATCACATTTATTTGTCTAAATACTTTTGCACTTGTATCAATGGAGCTGGTAGCGCACAAAGTGCCGGTTTACTCTGAAAACAACTGGGGGCATCAAacctgatcatcagtatagtgtaAGCGGTATGATGTAAACATAGCTCCCATGTTTTTACATTAGGGTCGATACACAGAGGAGACTACAGCCGTCGCTTTAAAATGGCGGTGCGAAGCGTTTTATCTATCTTACCTACAATATGCTCAATGGAACCACAGAAGCAGTACTGCAAGTACACATCATACCACACGTACCTTGTAGTCACCCTTTTattcaacgtgtgtgtgtgtgtgtaagcgttTGCGAGCGTACGTGTGTTGTTGCCGTATCCTATGAAGGATGTCATTAGTCTTTCCTTCCTCTCTCCCCCACTAACAGCCCAGTCCGCTCATGGAGCCGATCCGATCCAGTTTCAGGCCGAAGCATCCCCGGTTCCATCCCCTCCGTGACCGGTCCGGTTCTGCCCGCTTCTGATTGGCCAGCGCCCCCTTCAGTAGGCGGAGCCAGGGAGTCTCACCTTGTGCAGGTAGGTCGACCCACTTCGGGTACTCGGCCCCCTTGAGCCCGGCATCGAAAGCGGCCGGCTCCTCCGGTGGGTTGTTCAACAGGTTGCTGAGGTCATCTAGGGTCAGGAGGTCATTGTAGCGCTCCAGGAACTGCTCCACAAACTAGAGTGGTGGAAAATaaatggagaaagaaaaaaaaacccaaccttaCAGCGCCATTTAATAGACACACACAGTAGCAGGCAGAAGTTTAATTCAATCAGTGATACATTTCATTATTTTATCCTTTCTTGCTCGcccactccccctctctctctctcgctcgttccCATTCCCATTTCCACTCTCCCCTCTTTTTCAGTCCATACTGTTGCCCTCCATTcactttgtccccccccctccctttttttcatcCCCCCTCGTTTCCATTCACCTGTCCTCTGTTTGGTTGTACCTGCACGGCGTCGGGGGAAGGGTGCAGAGGACGCGCCTCCGTGTGTTCCAGCGGCGCCAACAACAGCAAAGTGGCACAAAGCAGCACAGGGCACAGCATGGCAGCGGAGATGGGGGTGGCCGGCTCAAACAGAGGGGTGGAAGGGCTGAGCACGatgtcgtgcacacacacaaagcctgcaCAGATCACCAGGAAAAATAACGCAGAAAGAGGCAAGTGACTGGTGTGAAGCCATACACGGTTCAGATTCAGTATCACGGATGCTGCCGTTCGTGCAGCCTTTAATACCACTCAGTGGAGTTTGTCTGATAAATTATCAGTGGTCCTCGCGTTGCATTTATCCCTCCGTGTGGGTCTGCATGCTGCGCAAGTTCGCTACGACCAACTATTGTGACTCAGAATTGTTCAGATGTGTTACCGTGACGCTGAGAGAATTTACCTTGTCAGAGTTTAAAACTCCAAAACCGCTGCATCATTTTCCTTGCTGGAAATTCATCAATAACGATGcaagtaaacaagtaaataaaaATTGGGTGACACTTTGAAGACCCAGAAAAGCTTGTTCTGCTGAGAACCTGTGTCACTTTAGTCGGGAGTCAGACCTCAGGAGAAAATAGTATTGTGATCCCACTTAAGTTTACCGTGGAATATAGAGGACACACTTAAATTTGACAAAAAAGGTTGAAACGTTTTAGTATGTGTTCATGTAAATAGTACCATCCTAGAATTGACACCATACAActtaatttaaaaagaaaaaggaaaaaaaaaggatattTCTTTAACTCACCTTGTGGGGTTTCTTTTCTGTGGAAGCTGCGTCTTCTCGCTCTTGCGAGCTCTACTCCATCTCTCGTCTACCTCTCACTTGTAGGCACCTGCGGAGAgcatcaccctctctctctctctctcgctctccctccctcgcccGGCCCCGCCTCCTTTCCTCTCCCCCTCAGTGATGGAACTGAAAGGAGGAATTTGCCTCTTGTGTCTTTGTTCACTTGGCAGAGGTTGAATGTTAAGGTGTCAGCTGGGATTCTGCAGAGGTTTCGTTGAGccagagtgcccccccccccaacacacacacacacacacacacacctccgttTGACTGGAATGATGTCACAGCCTTGGAGGGAGTGACTGTTACTGCCAAGCTGACAGGACACCTGGAGTCCGTGTATCCCATGAATAAATAATCGTAAATGAATTATGTATTTTTCCCAGGAAACTACTTTTCAGTTTTACCGTAAACGATATTTAAAAGAACGAGAAAAAGAATACCTGAAGACAATGGAATCAAAAGTAGCAAGCGAGGTAGGCTGAATGCACTGTTTATACCACCGAGGTCCTCGTATGTAAGGCCAAACCAACGGCTTGTTAGGAACTGGCCAAAGAAGCTCGCTACAGAGTTGTCTCATTTTTTTTAGACAATGCCGCATCACTATTAAGAAAACACtcgtgtattttttttaaaacactccACACCCACAACCACCGTTCACTTAACCCTTCAAATGAAAATAACACAATTCGTGAGTTGTGATCATAACTCCATCCACTTCACTGCCGCCGACGTCCCCCCGTCGTCGCAGGTTCGCCTCAACTGCACTTTTTCCATGCATGGCAACCGCACAAATCACCCTCGCTCTTCCCTTTGTCTATGCAGTCTTTTCCCAGCGTGTGCTGACCTCTCTTCTCAGCTGGGTAAGTTACAGTCTGTCAGGGCCATCTGC is a window of Lampris incognitus isolate fLamInc1 chromosome 9, fLamInc1.hap2, whole genome shotgun sequence DNA encoding:
- the nppcl gene encoding C-type natriuretic peptide-like: MLCPVLLCATLLLLAPLEHTEARPLHPSPDAVQFVEQFLERYNDLLTLDDLSNLLNNPPEEPAAFDAGLKGAEYPKWVDLPAQGETPWLRLLKGALANQKRAEPDRSRRGWNRGCFGLKLDRIGSMSGLGC